TCGACGGCGAGGTCGAGGTCGGCGTCCTCGAAGACGAGGAGGGGCGACTTGCCACCGAGCTCGTAGGACAGCGGCACGATGTTGGTCGCCGCGGCCTTGGCGATCACGCCGGCGGTGGGGACCGAGCCGGTGAACGCGAGCCGGTTGATGCCGGGGTGCGCGGTCAGCGGCGCGCCGGCCTCGGCGCCGGTGCCCTGGACCACGTTGAAGACGCCGGCGGGCACGCCGGCCTCGTGCAGGATGTCGGCCAGCAGGCTCGCGGTGAGCGGCGCCCACTCCGGCGGCTTGACCACGACGGTGTTGCCCGCGGCCAGCGCGGGGCCGATCCGCCAGGTGGCGAGCATCAGCGGCGCGTTCCAGGGCGTGATGATCGCGACGACGCCGGCGGGGTCGTAGGTGACCCGCTCGCGGTGGCCGCGGCCGGGGACCTCCATGTCGGGGTGGCCGAGCTCGTTCTCCGCGAAGTCCGCGAAGGCCCGGAAGTTCATGGCCACGCGCGGCATCACGCCGCGGCGGTGGCTGCGGATCAGCGAGCCGTTGTCGCGCGTCTCGACCCGGGACAGGTCCTCGACCCGGGCCTCGACGCCCTCGGCGACGCGGCGCAGGATCGCGCTGCGCTCTGCGACGGGCAGCGCCGCCCAGGCGGGGAAGGCCGCCCGCGCGGCGGCGACGGCGGCGTCGACCTCGGCCGACGTACCGGCTGCGACCTCGGCGATCGGCTGCTCGTCGATCGGCGAGATGTCGGTGAACGTGGAGGCGGAGGCAACCCGCTCGCCACCGATCCAGTGGCGGGTGTCGACCTGGACGCCGTCGACGTCGACCAGGAAGTCGGTGGTCTCGGTCATCGCGCTGCCTCCCAGGTGCCGTCGGAGTTCGTGGCCAGGGTCCTGCCGCCGTCCCAGACGACGCCGACCTGGCGGTAGTAGCCGCCGATGACCTCCTGCACCTCGAGGCGGTGCAGCTCCTCGGTCGGGGACTCGAACAGCTCGAGCTCGACGTCGCCGGAGTACGCCGGGCCGGCCTCGAAGGAGCTGGAGCCCGAGGCGATGAGCTCGGCGTACGCGTCCGGGGCGCCCTTGGCGATGCC
The genomic region above belongs to Nocardioides sp. QY071 and contains:
- a CDS encoding aldehyde dehydrogenase gives rise to the protein MTETTDFLVDVDGVQVDTRHWIGGERVASASTFTDISPIDEQPIAEVAAGTSAEVDAAVAAARAAFPAWAALPVAERSAILRRVAEGVEARVEDLSRVETRDNGSLIRSHRRGVMPRVAMNFRAFADFAENELGHPDMEVPGRGHRERVTYDPAGVVAIITPWNAPLMLATWRIGPALAAGNTVVVKPPEWAPLTASLLADILHEAGVPAGVFNVVQGTGAEAGAPLTAHPGINRLAFTGSVPTAGVIAKAAATNIVPLSYELGGKSPLLVFEDADLDLAVEIAVEQFDNAGQVCLKAARMYVHSSLAEEFTRRVVEGAAKLNQGDPRDEGTDVSALISRRHFEQISGFVERALADGAEPLLGGGPNDELGGLYFRPTILVGAKKDSEIMTEEVFGPVVTISTFETEEEAVTMANDTPFGLAATIVTGDRDRAERVSAALDAGTVWVNCFFVRDLNAPFGGNGKSGIGREGGIWSFDFYTDIKNSVFSPTGWTTPEVEEVAQQPSRDQGGDS